Proteins from a genomic interval of Undibacterium parvum:
- a CDS encoding glycoside hydrolase family 10 protein codes for MTTANSTIILTPANDAALPPLAPREFRAAWVSTVSNLDWPSRKNLSSAQQQAEIIAILDTAAQLKLNAIVLQVRPSADALYASELEPWSEFLTGEQGKAPKPYYDPLLFWIQQAHARGLELHAWFNPYRAKTASGKAPVTEAYFKKIAGNAIKRYGDLWWLDPAEPVAMQHTLAVIRDVVKRYDVDGIQMDDYFYPYPLNNAKGKPLPFPDDDTWLAYQQQGGKLARADWRRQNVNQLVQAVQQSIRQEKSWVKFGISPFGIGKPSRLPTGIKGFSQYDQLYADVELWLERGWVDYLVPQLYWPMAQTAQSFTVLRDYWHAQNPQGRHIWPGLFTNNLAHKDKSWSAEEILQQIEASRAPGLHTQSQGHVHFSITALMQNRKNIRQGLSAEKYQSQALVPASPWLTQEAMAAPILVADLKQKLLSVEPDPTLGFSMLAVWKRYENGWVFASQPASNAGISLNDDSVHGALKEVQVSKINRVGQESPSTRYSLN; via the coding sequence ATGACGACTGCCAACTCAACGATAATACTTACGCCCGCAAACGACGCTGCCCTGCCGCCATTGGCACCGCGCGAGTTTCGTGCTGCCTGGGTCTCAACGGTTTCGAATCTGGATTGGCCGAGTCGAAAAAATCTGAGCAGCGCCCAACAGCAAGCCGAAATCATCGCTATTTTAGACACTGCGGCCCAACTCAAACTCAATGCCATCGTCTTGCAAGTGCGCCCCAGTGCCGATGCGCTGTACGCCTCTGAACTAGAGCCATGGTCAGAGTTTCTCACGGGTGAACAAGGCAAAGCGCCCAAGCCATATTACGATCCTTTGCTGTTTTGGATACAGCAAGCACACGCCCGTGGACTTGAGCTGCATGCATGGTTTAACCCCTACCGTGCGAAAACCGCGAGTGGTAAAGCGCCCGTCACCGAGGCCTATTTCAAAAAAATAGCAGGTAATGCCATCAAACGTTATGGCGATCTGTGGTGGCTAGATCCAGCCGAACCAGTGGCGATGCAACATACGCTGGCCGTGATTCGCGATGTAGTAAAACGCTATGACGTCGATGGCATACAAATGGACGACTACTTTTACCCCTATCCATTAAATAACGCCAAAGGCAAGCCGCTGCCATTTCCTGACGATGATACTTGGCTGGCTTACCAGCAGCAGGGCGGTAAATTAGCGCGGGCTGATTGGCGCCGTCAGAATGTCAATCAACTAGTTCAAGCAGTGCAGCAAAGCATCAGACAAGAAAAATCCTGGGTAAAATTTGGCATCAGCCCGTTTGGCATAGGCAAACCTAGCCGCCTGCCGACCGGGATTAAAGGCTTCAGTCAGTATGATCAGTTATATGCTGACGTAGAACTATGGCTAGAGCGCGGCTGGGTCGATTATCTGGTACCGCAACTCTATTGGCCTATGGCGCAAACTGCACAAAGTTTTACTGTCTTGCGCGACTACTGGCATGCGCAGAATCCGCAAGGCAGGCATATCTGGCCGGGTCTATTTACGAATAATCTAGCGCATAAAGATAAATCCTGGTCTGCTGAAGAAATTTTGCAACAGATAGAGGCGAGCCGCGCACCCGGCTTGCATACACAGAGCCAGGGTCATGTGCACTTCAGCATCACGGCGCTGATGCAAAACCGCAAGAATATCCGGCAAGGCTTAAGCGCAGAAAAATATCAGAGCCAGGCCTTGGTACCGGCTAGCCCCTGGCTGACGCAGGAGGCGATGGCGGCACCGATATTGGTCGCCGATCTGAAGCAAAAACTACTCAGCGTTGAGCCCGACCCAACACTGGGTTTTAGTATGCTAGCGGTCTGGAAACGTTACGAAAATGGCTGGGTATTCGCTAGCCAGCCCGCCTCAAACGCTGGTATCAGCCTGAATGACGATAGCGTCCATGGCGCGCTCAAGGAAGTGCAGGTTTCTAAAATTAATCGCGTAGGTCAGGAGAGTCCGTCTACTCGCTACAGCCTGAATTGA
- a CDS encoding metal-dependent hydrolase family protein, giving the protein MYQLNKTSLYTVIGLCYGLAGLAQAQSTPQTTLPDAAPDAILIENVRIFNGSSEQLSPSSHVLVVGNLIKSISKTPIAAPPGAKLTRIDGGGRTLMPGLIDNHTHMMMNSISQLAVMTSDIGYVNLAAGAAASKMLMRGYTSVRDLGGPVFGLKKGIDSGMVIGPRIWPSGAMVSQTGGHGDFRLPTELPSAPGVFSYTERIGAAMIADDAASVQKRVREQLALGASQIKLMAGGGVTSSFDPLEVTQYTVEEIRAAVVAAENWETYVTVHAYTPRAVRQAIEAGVKCIDHGQLLDDASAKLIADKGIWWSMQPFADDKPSNFAEGTPNRIKQLKMFSGTDSAYALIKKYKIKTAWGTDILFNADTLASQTEQLTKMVKWFAPAAVLKMATADNAQLLALSGARSPYPGKLGVVEEGALADLLLVDGDPIANIKLLEDASKNLWLIMKDGKVYKNITH; this is encoded by the coding sequence ATGTACCAACTGAATAAAACTAGCTTATACACAGTCATTGGCTTGTGCTACGGGCTAGCTGGTTTAGCGCAGGCGCAGAGTACGCCGCAGACTACGTTGCCTGATGCGGCGCCTGATGCGATATTGATAGAGAACGTACGTATTTTCAATGGCAGTAGCGAGCAACTCTCGCCGTCATCCCATGTCTTGGTCGTGGGCAATCTGATCAAAAGTATTTCCAAAACGCCGATCGCGGCTCCGCCCGGCGCTAAGCTGACGCGCATAGACGGCGGTGGGCGCACCCTGATGCCAGGCTTGATCGACAATCACACGCATATGATGATGAACAGTATCTCGCAGCTTGCCGTGATGACCAGTGACATCGGCTACGTCAACCTCGCCGCTGGTGCCGCCGCTAGCAAGATGCTGATGCGCGGCTATACCAGTGTGCGCGATCTGGGCGGCCCCGTGTTCGGCTTGAAGAAAGGCATCGATAGCGGGATGGTGATCGGCCCCAGGATTTGGCCTTCGGGGGCGATGGTGTCGCAGACTGGCGGGCATGGCGATTTCCGTTTACCGACCGAGCTGCCTTCGGCTCCTGGCGTTTTTAGTTATACCGAACGAATCGGCGCTGCCATGATTGCCGACGATGCCGCCAGCGTGCAAAAACGCGTGCGTGAACAGTTGGCACTAGGCGCCTCACAGATCAAACTGATGGCTGGTGGCGGCGTCACTTCTAGTTTTGATCCGCTAGAAGTGACGCAATACACGGTCGAAGAAATTCGTGCCGCAGTGGTCGCCGCAGAGAACTGGGAAACCTATGTGACGGTGCACGCCTACACCCCGCGCGCGGTCAGGCAAGCGATCGAGGCCGGGGTGAAATGTATCGATCATGGCCAATTATTAGACGATGCCAGTGCCAAGCTGATCGCCGACAAAGGAATCTGGTGGAGCATGCAGCCGTTTGCCGACGATAAACCATCCAACTTCGCCGAGGGCACACCGAATCGCATCAAGCAATTGAAGATGTTTAGCGGCACCGATAGCGCTTATGCCTTGATCAAAAAATACAAAATCAAAACCGCCTGGGGCACCGACATTTTGTTTAATGCCGACACTTTGGCAAGCCAGACTGAGCAACTGACAAAAATGGTGAAATGGTTTGCACCTGCCGCCGTGCTGAAAATGGCGACTGCCGACAATGCGCAATTGCTGGCGCTGTCCGGTGCGCGCAGCCCTTACCCTGGCAAACTGGGCGTGGTCGAGGAAGGCGCATTGGCCGATTTACTGTTGGTCGACGGTGACCCTATCGCGAATATCAAACTACTGGAAGATGCCTCGAAAAATCTATGGCTGATCATGAAAGACGGTAAAGTCTACAAAAATATCACGCACTGA
- a CDS encoding HDOD domain-containing protein, whose protein sequence is MKKNVKAAASLELSMDALVKTIRIPARPSLLIDIQAELAQPEPSPKKLAAVIANDVALSASLLKLTNSSFFGLRLKAKSIEHAVNLLGLEQSATLVMGILARQAVNAPNSAHEKFWDFSSKRAQAMTYLARHIPICSADTAHTFGLFCDIGMPLLSERFPDYASTLGLANAEFERSFTEVEDQKHNTNHAAIGALMARTWGLPEEIVTAILLHHAYSEMEDGATDEMVRGLIALALLAEYAIQKYHGQELFAEWEKGGEQACQFLGIGNDDAADRFDELQDLFNHN, encoded by the coding sequence ATGAAGAAAAATGTCAAAGCGGCCGCGAGCTTAGAATTGTCCATGGATGCCCTGGTCAAGACCATACGGATACCGGCCCGTCCCAGTCTGTTAATCGATATTCAAGCCGAGTTGGCACAGCCTGAGCCTAGCCCGAAAAAATTGGCGGCAGTGATTGCCAACGATGTTGCCCTGTCTGCCTCTTTATTGAAATTGACTAACTCGTCTTTTTTTGGCTTGCGTTTAAAGGCCAAGTCTATCGAGCATGCGGTGAATTTGCTTGGCCTTGAGCAGAGCGCAACGCTGGTGATGGGGATACTGGCGCGCCAGGCGGTCAATGCGCCAAATAGCGCGCACGAGAAATTTTGGGATTTTTCTAGTAAACGCGCTCAGGCCATGACTTATCTGGCGCGCCATATACCAATTTGTTCGGCCGATACGGCGCATACCTTTGGTCTGTTTTGCGATATAGGGATGCCCTTGTTATCTGAGCGTTTTCCAGATTACGCCAGCACCTTGGGTCTTGCCAATGCCGAGTTCGAGCGTAGTTTTACCGAGGTCGAGGATCAAAAGCATAATACCAATCATGCTGCAATCGGTGCCTTGATGGCGCGCACTTGGGGCTTGCCAGAGGAAATCGTCACCGCGATACTCTTGCATCACGCGTATAGCGAGATGGAGGATGGCGCTACCGATGAAATGGTCAGAGGTCTCATCGCCTTGGCGCTTTTGGCAGAATATGCGATACAAAAATATCACGGGCAGGAATTGTTTGCCGAATGGGAAAAGGGCGGTGAGCAAGCTTGCCAGTTTCTTGGTATCGGCAACGACGATGCGGCGGATAGGTTTGATGAGTTACAAGACTTGTTCAATCACAATTAA
- a CDS encoding ABC transporter ATP-binding protein — translation MMTTSLSLPPVLSLSLVSHAYQQKNTFSELSFSLEKGQIGCLLGPSGCGKTTALRCIAGFEQLAAGSIFLNGKLASSTDLHLPAEQRQIGMVFQDYALFPHLNVEKNVGFGLHGMQRQLRQQRIDELLDVVGLRAYKNAYPHELSGGQQQRVALARALAPKPDLLLLDEPFSNLDVALRERLGLEVREILKQQNATAILVTHDQDEAFAIADEIGVMHQGQIQQWDSAYKIYHEPANRFVADFVGEGVFIPGTVLAPDRIQIELGEIAGNMPLDCCLGCTVDVLVRPDDVIHDDHSEVQARVLAKAFRGADFLYTLELASGVRLLSLVPSHHNHAIGELIGIQLEIDHVIAFHAQT, via the coding sequence ATGATGACTACTTCCTTGTCCCTACCTCCCGTCCTAAGCCTGAGTCTGGTGTCGCATGCCTATCAGCAAAAAAACACTTTTTCTGAGCTGAGTTTTTCATTGGAAAAGGGCCAGATAGGCTGCTTACTGGGACCATCCGGTTGCGGTAAAACCACGGCCTTGCGCTGCATTGCAGGTTTTGAACAGCTGGCTGCTGGCAGCATATTTTTGAATGGCAAGCTGGCCAGTAGCACCGATTTGCATCTGCCTGCCGAACAGCGCCAGATCGGCATGGTGTTTCAGGATTACGCCTTATTCCCGCATCTGAACGTAGAAAAAAATGTGGGCTTTGGCTTGCATGGCATGCAGCGCCAATTGCGCCAGCAACGGATTGATGAGTTGTTGGACGTGGTTGGTTTGCGCGCCTACAAAAATGCTTACCCGCACGAGTTATCCGGTGGTCAGCAACAGCGGGTGGCATTGGCCAGGGCGCTGGCACCCAAGCCAGATTTACTCTTGCTCGATGAGCCTTTCTCGAATCTGGATGTGGCCTTGCGTGAGCGCCTAGGTCTGGAGGTGCGTGAGATTCTCAAGCAACAAAACGCCACCGCGATTCTGGTGACGCATGATCAGGACGAGGCCTTTGCGATTGCCGATGAGATCGGCGTCATGCATCAGGGCCAGATACAACAATGGGATAGCGCGTATAAAATTTATCATGAACCGGCCAATCGCTTCGTCGCCGATTTTGTCGGGGAGGGCGTATTCATCCCAGGCACCGTACTGGCTCCCGACCGGATACAAATCGAGTTAGGTGAAATCGCTGGCAATATGCCGCTCGATTGCTGTCTCGGTTGTACCGTCGATGTCTTAGTCAGACCGGATGATGTGATCCATGACGATCACAGTGAGGTGCAGGCGCGCGTGCTTGCCAAGGCTTTTCGTGGTGCGGATTTTTTGTACACACTGGAGTTAGCAAGTGGCGTGCGTCTCTTGTCGCTGGTGCCTAGTCACCACAATCACGCCATTGGTGAGCTGATAGGGATCCAACTTGAGATCGATCACGTAATCGCGTTTCATGCGCAAACTTGA
- a CDS encoding YdcF family protein codes for MGSGTLIAVFRSLITPPLSLLLLFAIAYAVRNTRPRLAKTLSLSLVSIFLLISTNAGAWLLVYPLEHLERALPDTKNTGAQAIVILSAGSLEHSPEYGGQAIPDYIGLGRIRYAAKLYRDTALPILVSGGFGSKSPAKDSLASAMASALQYEFAIPVLWQEDQARNTYENAQFSARILQQAGITRVLLVTDAMHMRRAKFAFDQTGLVAIPAPTLFFSSSDFGLLSFIPGVEGLRRSNYAMHEWLGLIQYWLFHTKSRPQP; via the coding sequence ATGGGCAGTGGCACGCTGATTGCTGTTTTTCGTAGCCTCATTACTCCGCCGCTCAGTTTGCTGCTGTTGTTCGCCATCGCTTATGCAGTCAGAAATACAAGGCCACGTCTGGCAAAGACGCTAAGCCTTAGCCTTGTTTCTATTTTTTTGCTCATCAGTACCAATGCCGGTGCCTGGCTCTTGGTGTATCCGCTAGAACATCTGGAGCGTGCTTTACCCGACACCAAAAATACCGGCGCCCAGGCGATCGTGATACTGAGCGCAGGATCACTAGAGCATAGCCCCGAATACGGCGGCCAAGCGATTCCCGACTACATAGGTTTAGGCCGCATACGCTACGCCGCCAAACTTTATCGAGATACCGCTTTGCCTATCCTAGTGAGCGGTGGCTTTGGGAGTAAATCGCCGGCCAAAGACTCGCTCGCCAGCGCCATGGCAAGCGCTTTGCAGTATGAATTTGCAATCCCAGTTTTATGGCAGGAAGATCAAGCCAGAAATACTTACGAAAACGCGCAATTTTCTGCGCGCATCTTACAGCAGGCTGGAATTACCCGCGTACTCTTAGTCACCGATGCCATGCATATGCGGCGCGCAAAATTTGCTTTCGATCAAACGGGTTTAGTGGCGATACCAGCACCGACTCTATTTTTTTCCAGCAGTGATTTCGGGCTACTCAGTTTTATCCCCGGGGTAGAAGGTCTGCGACGATCAAATTATGCGATGCACGAATGGCTGGGCTTGATCCAGTATTGGCTCTTCCATACAAAGAGCCGCCCTCAGCCTTAA
- a CDS encoding ABC transporter permease, with amino-acid sequence MNTVLANRHALTTYCLSLARFLTGWRLAAFLVSLITLVPLLVVLFSLFSPEPEIWDHLRQYVLPDLLINTFWLALGVALGTGFLGVSLAWLTAVCEFPGRRIFAWALMLPLAIPAYVAAFVNIGLFDFTGPLQTALRLWFGSSAWFPPIRSRGGVILVMTLSLYPYVYLLARNAFMTQGKRSLEVAQSLGLSRLAGFFKVALPMARPWIFSGIMLALMESLADFGTVAVFNYDTFTTAIYKAWFGLFSLSSASQLASILVMLVLLLALGEQSWRGAKRYHATGKSNQSRYTLQPFLGWISCLYAGLILALAFALPVGQLLVWCVEVFAEDFDSRYPMFVLHSVLLSSMAALLVVVAALLLAYALRLYNDWPTRFFGRLSTLGYAIPGSVLAVGVFIPVAWLDNQLIAILKPWLGGGAILRGTLTVMLLAYVARFLAPGFNAIDSAMQRITRSQEEAARGMGLSGWRLFIRVHLPLLRGGIFSAAMLVFVDVMKEMPITLMTRPFGWDTLSVRVFEMTSEGQWERAALPAVALVIAGLIPVILLTRQAEH; translated from the coding sequence ATGAATACAGTGCTAGCCAACCGCCATGCGCTCACTACTTACTGCTTGTCGCTTGCGCGCTTCCTGACTGGTTGGCGGCTGGCCGCTTTTTTGGTGTCGCTGATTACCTTAGTCCCATTGCTGGTGGTCCTGTTCTCGCTATTTTCTCCCGAGCCTGAGATCTGGGATCATCTGCGTCAGTATGTCTTGCCCGATTTGCTGATCAATACTTTCTGGCTGGCGTTGGGCGTGGCGCTAGGAACGGGTTTTCTGGGTGTTAGTCTGGCCTGGTTGACCGCCGTGTGTGAGTTTCCTGGTCGTCGAATTTTTGCCTGGGCACTGATGTTGCCGCTGGCAATTCCCGCCTACGTGGCTGCTTTTGTGAATATAGGCCTATTTGATTTTACCGGGCCCTTGCAGACCGCCTTGCGTCTGTGGTTCGGCTCTAGCGCCTGGTTTCCACCGATACGCTCGCGTGGCGGGGTGATCCTGGTGATGACTTTATCTCTGTATCCGTATGTGTATTTATTGGCGCGCAATGCCTTCATGACTCAGGGTAAGCGCTCGCTAGAAGTGGCGCAATCGCTGGGTTTGAGTCGCCTTGCTGGATTTTTTAAGGTGGCTTTGCCGATGGCCAGACCCTGGATTTTTTCCGGCATTATGCTGGCCTTGATGGAAAGTCTGGCTGATTTTGGCACTGTTGCCGTGTTTAATTACGACACCTTCACCACGGCCATTTACAAAGCTTGGTTCGGTTTATTTTCACTGTCGTCGGCCTCGCAATTGGCCTCCATCCTGGTGATGCTGGTGTTGCTACTGGCTTTGGGCGAACAATCCTGGCGCGGCGCCAAGCGCTATCACGCCACCGGCAAATCGAATCAATCTCGTTACACTTTGCAGCCATTCTTAGGCTGGATCAGTTGTCTGTATGCGGGCTTAATTTTGGCGTTGGCCTTTGCCTTGCCAGTGGGGCAATTGCTGGTCTGGTGTGTGGAAGTGTTTGCCGAAGATTTTGATAGCCGTTATCCGATGTTTGTGCTGCACTCGGTACTCTTGTCTAGCATGGCAGCCTTGCTCGTGGTCGTCGCGGCGCTGCTGTTAGCTTATGCGCTGCGTCTGTACAACGACTGGCCTACACGTTTTTTTGGACGTCTTTCTACCTTGGGTTACGCCATACCCGGCAGCGTGCTGGCGGTTGGGGTGTTTATTCCTGTGGCCTGGTTAGATAATCAATTGATCGCGATTCTCAAGCCCTGGTTAGGGGGCGGTGCAATTTTGCGCGGCACCTTGACCGTGATGTTACTGGCTTATGTGGCGCGTTTTCTGGCTCCAGGTTTTAATGCCATCGACAGCGCCATGCAGCGCATCACCCGCAGCCAGGAAGAGGCGGCGCGTGGCATGGGTTTGTCTGGTTGGCGCCTGTTTATACGGGTACATTTGCCGCTCTTGCGCGGCGGCATATTTAGCGCCGCCATGCTGGTGTTTGTCGACGTCATGAAAGAAATGCCGATCACCTTGATGACACGTCCGTTTGGCTGGGATACGCTGTCGGTGCGGGTGTTTGAAATGACCTCTGAAGGACAATGGGAGCGCGCCGCGCTACCTGCCGTGGCGCTGGTGATCGCGGGTCTGATACCGGTGATTTTACTCACGCGCCAGGCCGAACACTAA
- a CDS encoding extracellular solute-binding protein — MKLMTPIKAGLFAASAAAISLASFAQAEEVVVYSARNEQLIKPLFDAYTKQTGVQIKFVTDKEGPLMERLKAEAANTPADMLITVDAGNLWQAANQGLLQPVVSTTLNANIPAHLRDPKNQWFGLSVRARTIFFNSQKLKATDLSSYEDLADPKWKGKLCLRTSKKVYNQSLTAMLIDEHGEAKTEQIIKGWVANLATDVFADDTKMLEAIAAGQCEVGIANTYYYGRLMEKKPTLPISIFWANQNAKGVHVNVSGAGITKYAKNRAGAQKLLEWLSSDKAQNLFTDLDMEYPANPAVKADPKLLAWGPFKQNLINVNKAGELQTAAVKLMDRAGYK; from the coding sequence ATGAAATTGATGACTCCGATTAAAGCTGGGCTATTTGCCGCAAGTGCAGCCGCTATATCCTTAGCCTCTTTTGCGCAAGCCGAAGAAGTGGTGGTGTATTCGGCGCGTAATGAACAATTGATCAAACCGTTGTTTGATGCCTACACCAAGCAGACTGGGGTGCAAATTAAATTTGTCACCGATAAAGAAGGTCCTTTGATGGAACGTCTGAAAGCTGAAGCCGCCAATACGCCTGCCGATATGCTGATCACGGTCGATGCTGGTAATTTGTGGCAGGCCGCCAACCAAGGCTTATTGCAGCCGGTGGTTTCAACTACTTTGAACGCGAACATCCCTGCGCATTTGCGTGATCCTAAGAATCAGTGGTTTGGCTTGTCAGTGCGCGCACGCACTATCTTCTTCAATTCCCAAAAATTAAAAGCCACAGATCTGTCTAGCTATGAAGATTTGGCTGATCCTAAATGGAAGGGCAAGCTGTGTCTGCGTACTTCCAAAAAAGTATATAACCAGTCTTTGACCGCGATGCTGATAGACGAGCATGGTGAAGCCAAGACCGAACAAATTATCAAGGGCTGGGTAGCGAATCTAGCCACCGATGTGTTTGCCGATGACACCAAAATGCTGGAGGCGATCGCGGCCGGACAATGTGAAGTTGGTATCGCCAATACGTATTACTATGGTCGCTTGATGGAGAAGAAGCCGACGCTCCCGATTTCTATTTTCTGGGCCAATCAAAACGCCAAAGGTGTGCACGTGAACGTCTCTGGCGCGGGGATCACCAAGTACGCCAAAAATCGCGCTGGTGCGCAGAAACTGCTGGAGTGGTTGTCCTCAGATAAAGCGCAAAACCTATTTACTGATCTGGACATGGAGTATCCGGCCAATCCTGCCGTCAAAGCCGATCCTAAATTACTGGCCTGGGGTCCGTTTAAACAAAATCTGATCAACGTGAATAAGGCTGGCGAGTTGCAGACAGCAGCGGTCAAGTTGATGGATAGAGCTGGCTACAAATAA
- a CDS encoding LLM class flavin-dependent oxidoreductase, which produces MIPFSILDLSPITEGSDAAQSFRNSLDLAQHGERWGYQRYWLAEHHGMPGIASAATAILIGHIAAGTSQIRVGAGGIMLPNHSPLVIAEQFGTLESLFPGRIDLGLGRAPGSDQLTARALRRNLATDADQFPQDVVELMDYLSSEPKRAGRGLLAVPGAGLNVPIWILGSSLFGAQLAAALGLPYAFASHFAPAQMMQAIALYRATFKPSAQLQKPYVMLGFNVFAADTDAQAQLLATSMQQAFINLRSGHPKRLQPPKADYLQQLGPQEHAMLEQVLSCSAIGSPATVARQLQAFIAHTGADELMITSQIFEHAARLRSYQITAELQTA; this is translated from the coding sequence ATGATACCTTTCTCTATCCTCGATCTCTCCCCTATCACTGAGGGTAGCGATGCCGCCCAGTCTTTTCGTAACAGCTTAGATCTGGCGCAACATGGCGAACGCTGGGGCTATCAGCGCTATTGGCTAGCCGAACATCATGGCATGCCTGGCATTGCCAGTGCCGCCACCGCAATTCTGATCGGCCACATTGCAGCGGGAACCTCGCAGATACGGGTGGGTGCTGGCGGCATCATGCTGCCAAATCACTCGCCCTTAGTCATCGCCGAACAATTTGGCACGCTGGAATCCCTATTTCCTGGTCGTATCGATCTAGGTTTGGGGCGGGCACCGGGCTCAGACCAGCTCACCGCACGTGCCTTGCGCCGAAATCTAGCCACTGATGCCGATCAGTTTCCGCAAGATGTCGTCGAACTCATGGATTATCTATCGTCTGAACCTAAGCGCGCCGGACGTGGTTTATTGGCCGTGCCAGGTGCTGGTCTGAATGTACCAATCTGGATTTTGGGTTCTAGCCTGTTTGGCGCGCAATTAGCGGCAGCCTTGGGTTTGCCGTATGCGTTTGCCTCGCATTTTGCACCGGCCCAGATGATGCAGGCGATTGCGCTCTACCGCGCCACTTTTAAGCCATCAGCGCAACTACAAAAACCGTATGTGATGTTGGGCTTTAATGTGTTTGCGGCCGACACCGATGCGCAGGCGCAATTACTGGCAACGTCTATGCAGCAAGCCTTCATCAATTTACGCAGCGGTCACCCGAAACGTCTACAGCCACCCAAGGCCGATTATCTGCAACAACTCGGGCCGCAAGAACATGCCATGCTGGAGCAAGTTTTATCCTGTTCGGCGATAGGTTCACCCGCAACAGTAGCGCGCCAGTTGCAAGCATTTATCGCCCATACCGGTGCCGATGAATTGATGATCACTTCGCAGATTTTTGAGCATGCAGCGCGCCTGCGCTCTTACCAGATTACCGCTGAGCTTCAGACGGCATAG
- a CDS encoding nuclear transport factor 2 family protein: protein MLNNAEQEILVLEETLRLAMLNGDVASLDQLICGDIIFTNHLGQLFTKEDDLALHRSGVLKFISMQLLEQYIKIQQNTAVVSARMLLSGTYADAPFDGDLRYTRVWQQRADGGWQIIAGHISAISE from the coding sequence ATGCTAAATAATGCCGAACAAGAAATTCTAGTACTGGAAGAAACGCTGCGCCTGGCTATGTTAAATGGCGATGTCGCGAGCTTAGATCAACTGATCTGTGGCGATATTATCTTTACTAATCATCTGGGACAGTTGTTTACGAAGGAGGATGATCTGGCCTTGCATCGCTCGGGCGTGTTGAAATTTATTAGTATGCAGCTGTTAGAGCAATACATAAAAATCCAACAAAATACCGCCGTGGTATCGGCCCGTATGCTGCTCTCTGGTACCTATGCTGACGCCCCATTTGACGGCGATTTGCGCTACACCCGTGTCTGGCAGCAGCGTGCCGATGGTGGCTGGCAGATCATCGCTGGCCATATTAGTGCCATCAGTGAGTGA
- a CDS encoding GFA family protein encodes MNDALNARNMLSASCHCGRIQIKVPAKSAFLIDCNCSICRRYGALWACYSLNQIEIIGHPEHSVAYLWGQQSIQTMHCAVCGCVTHWEALSTEPDRKMAVNARNFEAGVWIDVPIRHFDGADSWTYLD; translated from the coding sequence GTGAACGATGCTCTGAATGCTAGGAATATGCTGAGCGCTAGCTGCCACTGCGGCCGTATTCAAATCAAGGTGCCAGCAAAGAGTGCGTTTTTAATCGATTGCAATTGCTCTATCTGCCGTCGTTATGGCGCACTGTGGGCTTGCTATAGTTTGAACCAGATTGAAATAATTGGGCATCCTGAGCATAGCGTTGCTTATCTGTGGGGCCAGCAAAGCATACAGACCATGCATTGCGCGGTGTGCGGCTGTGTCACGCATTGGGAGGCGTTATCCACCGAACCGGACCGGAAAATGGCGGTCAACGCCAGAAATTTTGAAGCAGGTGTATGGATCGATGTTCCTATCCGGCATTTTGATGGTGCTGATAGCTGGACGTATCTCGACTAG